TCGGGGGCCATGGTAGAAAATATTGTACGCCGAGCCAAGGCGCTGGCCATAAAACGCCAGTTGGCTGGCGGCTTTTTAGGTATTCACACCGATGATTTGACGCATGCGGTGCGTCAAGAATTTAAAGAACACGAAGACCTCCCTAACACCACCAATCCTGATGATTGGGCTAAAGTCTCCGGCAAAAAAGGCGAACGTATTGTTTATGTGCGCACCCTGATTACCGAACATCAAAACGAAGGTGGCGGCCGGGCCATCGACGGAGTAACCACCGGCCAATACCTGTAGGCCTCGGCTTGCTCCGCTATGTCTGTTGACAAAATCCTTGGAATAGAAACCGAATACGGAATCGTCCATCGCGGGGTGCCCGGCCCCGATCCGATTAGTGCCTCGGCGCTACTCATCAACGCTTACCTTGACCAGGTTTCGGCGGCCTCTCGGGGCCCTAATGCTCCACGCCCTGGTTGGGATTTTGTTGGTGAAAGCCCAGACCACGATGCCCGTGGTTTTGTCGCGGTCGACGGGCGGTCGCCGGCCATTGAAATGCACATGGTGAATGCGGTGCTAACCAACGGGGCGCGTTATTACGTTGATCACGCTCACCCCGAAATGAGTTCCCCGGAGTGCGCCGACCCGTTAAGTGCCGTCCTCTATGACCAAGCCAGTGACCACATCATGGTGGCTTCTATGGAAGCAGCGAAAGAGGTACTCCCAGAGGGTCAAGAGTTGGTGGTTTACAAAAATAACTCAGATGGAAAGGGCAACAGTTATGGGTGCCACGAAAACTATTTAGTAGACCGGGCGGTGCCCTTCGAACAAATAGTGTTACACGCCACCGCTCACTTTGTGAGTCGACAAATATTTACTGGAGCAGGAAAAGTGGGGTGCGAAATGCCGGGGAGTAGCCGCCACCAAGTGCCGTTTCAAATCACCCAACGAGCTGACTTTTTTGAAGAACCCGTCGGGTTAGAAACAACCCTTAAGCGCCCCATAATCAATACGCGCGATGAGCCGCACGCCGACCCTTTGCGCTACCGGCGTTTGCATGTCATCGTGGGCGACGCCAACCTTTGTCAGGTAGCGACCTTCCTAAAAGTCGGAACCACGGCGCTGCTGTTAGCCATGGTTGAAGAAGGAATGCTCGACCAGGGAGTTCATTTTGCCGACCCAGTGCGAGCCCTGCAACAGGTTTCTTTTGACCTCACCTTGCGGCAACCACTCTTACTGGAAGACGGCACCACAGTGACGGCGCTGTCTTTGCAATGGAGCTATTACGAAAAAGCAGTCAAATATCTTGAACGTTTTGGCAACAAAAAAGTGGGCGGGGCCACCGTCGAATTAGTTATGGAACGTTGGAGTGAAGTGCTTACGGCATTGGAACAAAGCGACCGCTCGCCGCTCATCGGGGTAGTGGATTGGGTCACCAAACAGCATCTCCTGACTGCCTATCAAGAACGGCAAGGCTTGGCCGCCGGCGACATCCGCTTAGCCGCCGTTGATTTGCAATATCACGATTTACGTCCCGCCCGTTCACTTTTTGCCCGTTTGGGAGCCGAAACTCTGGTGGACCAACGGCAAGTGGCGACGGCCATGCTTCATCCCCCGAAAGAAACCAGAGCATATTTTCGCGGCCGGTGCCTTGAAAAGTGGCCCGACCAGGTGGTGGCCGCCAACTGGGATTCGTTGGTCTTCGAAACTGGCCAAACAAACTTGCAACGGATCCCCATGATGGAACCCACCCGAGGCACCGAAAAACATGTTGGTTCGTTGCTCGATCAATGCGCTACCGTAATTGAGCTACTTGACCACCTAAAAGCAGGCGACCCGGTCTAGTCTCAAGTCAACAGACGAGGAGAGAAAACATGCCCGAGCAAGAACAACAACGAAAAAACGCGGCCACCTCGCGAGAAGACTTTGAACAAGAGGACCCCACCCCTGGGGCATCTGGTGAACAAGGAGCGCAATTAAAGGCCGAACTCGATGACCTCCTTGACGAGATTGATGAAGTACTCGAAAGTAATGCCGAAGAGTTTGTAAAAAGCTATGTACAGAAAGGCGGCGAGTAGTCGCCCCGAGTGGGAAGATACTCTTCAACCCGTGACCCTTCCTTTCTTTACCCCATCTGACGACCCCGGCCCCGATTTTGTTGGGCTGCTGCGTACCCTCAAACGTCAGCCAGACCTCGGTGACGCCGCTCTAGACCCGGCACAAATAACCCACGCCACCACCGTGGTGGCTATACGCATCGACGATGGCGTCGTTATGGCTGGGGATCGCCGCGCTACTTCTGGGCATCTCATCAGCCACCGAAACATTGAAAAAGTTTTCCCCGCTGACGGGCTTTCTGGTGTAGCGATCGCCGGGGCCGCTGGCCCAGCGATGGAAATGGTGCGCCTCTTCCAGTTGCAACTCGAACACTACGAAAAGGTAGAAGGCAACCCCCTGAGCCTGGAAGGGAAAGCGAACCAACTCAGCCAAATGGTGCGCAACAATCTTCCGGCGGCCATGCAAGGCCTCGGGGTGGTGCCGTTGTTTGCCGGGTACGACGTTCAAGAAGAAAAAGGCCGTCTCTTTCAATACGACATCACCGGCGGCCGCTACGAAGAACGAAACTACGGAGCCTCAGGTTCGGGCAGTTTGCATGCCGGCACCGTGATAAAACTCCGCCACAACGGAAACCTAAAACAAAGCGAGGCCATTGACTTGGCCATTGAGTCACTCTTTCATGCCGCCGACGAAGACAGCGCAACCGGAGGCCCGGACCCCGTTCGGGGTATTTATCCGGTGGTGGCGGCCATAACCAAAGACGGTTTTGCCCGGGTGCCCGATGCAGAAATCGCTACTCGTACCGGCGCTATCCTGGACAACCTGATCGGGGGCGCCTAATGAACATGCCGATGTATGTTTCGCCAGAACAGGTAATGAAAGATCGGGCCGACTACGCCCGCAAAGGAATCGCCCGTGGACGAGCTGCCGTAGGAGTAACCTACGCCGACGGCGTTTTGCTTTGCGCCGAAAACCCTTCGAACACTTTGCGCAAAGTCAGCGAAATCTATGACCGCATTGGTTTCATAGGCGTAGGAAAATACAACGAGTTTGACCAAATGCGGGTTGCGGGGGTACGCCACGCCGACCTCAAGGGTTACTCCTTTAGCCGCCAAGATGTAGACGCCCGTTGGTTAGCCAACCAGTACGCCCAAACGCTGGGCCAATATTTCACCCACGAAATGAAGCCCTTAGAGGTGGAGCTTTTGGTGGCCGAAATGGGCGAGGAAGCAGCCGGCGATCAGATTTTCCATTTGCTTTACGATGGGACGGTAATGGACACGAAATCTTTCGTGGTGACGGGGGGAGAGGCCGAAGCGATTCGAGGCCGCATGGAAGAGACCTGGCAAGCAGAAGCACCGCTGGGCTCCGCTTTACAACAAGCAGTTGCCGCCTTGGCAGGCCCCGAGCGAACTTTGGGAGCCGATGACCTTGAAGTAGCAGTTTTAGCTCGCCACAATGGACGCCGGGCCTTTCGTCGCATCGAAGGCGCGCCGCTCGTGGCATTGCTTAGCGAAGCCTAGGCCTTATGCAGCGCCGCATTTACGGCATTGAAACCGAATACGGCATCACCTGCACCCTTGACGGCCAGCGCCGCCTCAGCCCCGATGAAGTAGCCCGTTACCTTTTTCGTCGCGTGGTTTCGTGGGGAAAAAGCTCCAACGTGTTTTTAGCTAACGGGTCACGGCTTTACCTTGATGTCGGTTCGCACCCCGAGTACGCCACTCCAGAATGCGACTCAGTGCGTGAGGCCATCGCCCACGACAAGGCGGGTGAACGGATTTTGGAACAACTTTTACAAAGTGCCGAAGAAAAACTTCACGAAGAGGGCATCGAGGGCGACATTCATCTTT
The window above is part of the Acidimicrobiia bacterium genome. Proteins encoded here:
- a CDS encoding proteasome accessory factor PafA2, which encodes MSVDKILGIETEYGIVHRGVPGPDPISASALLINAYLDQVSAASRGPNAPRPGWDFVGESPDHDARGFVAVDGRSPAIEMHMVNAVLTNGARYYVDHAHPEMSSPECADPLSAVLYDQASDHIMVASMEAAKEVLPEGQELVVYKNNSDGKGNSYGCHENYLVDRAVPFEQIVLHATAHFVSRQIFTGAGKVGCEMPGSSRHQVPFQITQRADFFEEPVGLETTLKRPIINTRDEPHADPLRYRRLHVIVGDANLCQVATFLKVGTTALLLAMVEEGMLDQGVHFADPVRALQQVSFDLTLRQPLLLEDGTTVTALSLQWSYYEKAVKYLERFGNKKVGGATVELVMERWSEVLTALEQSDRSPLIGVVDWVTKQHLLTAYQERQGLAAGDIRLAAVDLQYHDLRPARSLFARLGAETLVDQRQVATAMLHPPKETRAYFRGRCLEKWPDQVVAANWDSLVFETGQTNLQRIPMMEPTRGTEKHVGSLLDQCATVIELLDHLKAGDPV
- a CDS encoding ubiquitin-like protein Pup, with protein sequence MPEQEQQRKNAATSREDFEQEDPTPGASGEQGAQLKAELDDLLDEIDEVLESNAEEFVKSYVQKGGE
- the prcB gene encoding proteasome subunit beta, encoding MTLPFFTPSDDPGPDFVGLLRTLKRQPDLGDAALDPAQITHATTVVAIRIDDGVVMAGDRRATSGHLISHRNIEKVFPADGLSGVAIAGAAGPAMEMVRLFQLQLEHYEKVEGNPLSLEGKANQLSQMVRNNLPAAMQGLGVVPLFAGYDVQEEKGRLFQYDITGGRYEERNYGASGSGSLHAGTVIKLRHNGNLKQSEAIDLAIESLFHAADEDSATGGPDPVRGIYPVVAAITKDGFARVPDAEIATRTGAILDNLIGGA
- the prcA gene encoding proteasome subunit alpha, coding for MNMPMYVSPEQVMKDRADYARKGIARGRAAVGVTYADGVLLCAENPSNTLRKVSEIYDRIGFIGVGKYNEFDQMRVAGVRHADLKGYSFSRQDVDARWLANQYAQTLGQYFTHEMKPLEVELLVAEMGEEAAGDQIFHLLYDGTVMDTKSFVVTGGEAEAIRGRMEETWQAEAPLGSALQQAVAALAGPERTLGADDLEVAVLARHNGRRAFRRIEGAPLVALLSEA